A region of the Rhodothermales bacterium genome:
TCGCCAGCCCGAGTATGATCCTCACGGCGTTCGGGACGATCTTCGCCGAGGCGTTTAACCCCACCGCCGGCGTCGCCGGCACGGGCGTCGGCGTCTTCCTGCTGACGATGCAATACGGCGTCCAGCGCGGCCTTTTCTCCAACGAAGCCGGCCAGGGATCCGCCCCGATCGCCCACTCCGCGGCGAAAACGGACGAACCGGTCTCGGAAGGCGTCGTGGCGCTCCTCGAGCCCTTTATCGATACCATCATCATCTGCACGATCACGGGCATCGTGGTCGTCGGCACCGGGGTGTACGACGAACGCGTCGAAACCACGCTCGAGTTAAACGATGGCAACATCTCGTTTGTCGTTCCCGCCGGCAACGGCGGATTCACTTCGACGCCAAGCCCGGGGAGCTGGTCGGTCGCGAACGGCGAGCCGCTCGACGCCAACGGGGCGCTCATGGCGTATTTCGACGTCCCGGTCGATGGCCTGTACATCGACCCGGCGATGACCCAGCCGTTTACGGGCACGCTGCTTCCGGCCGAAGCGCGGGCGCAGGACGCCGCCGGCACAAGCTACAGCACCCTCTACGGCCGCGCGGTCCGCAGCAGCTCGCCCCTGACGACGCTCGCTTTCGAGCGCGGGCTCGAACCCCTCGGGCTCAGCTGGCTCGGACGCTACATCGTCCTCATCAGCGTCATTTTATTCGCGCTCTCCACGGCAATTAGCTGGAGTTACTACGGCGATCGATGCGCGCACTACCTCTGGGGGCAAAACGCCATCCTGCCCTACAAAGCAGTCTACGTCCTGATGCACTTCATCGGCGCCACGCTGGCCGTGACGACGATCTGGGATCTGGGCGACGTGGCGCTGGCGCTGGTGACGATTCCGAACGTGATTGCGCTCCTCCTGCTTTCCGGCCTCGTCAAGAAGCTCACGGACAGCTACTTCGAGCGCCGTGCCTGGGAGAAGGTGACGGTGAAGAAGAAAACAAAGACCACGATGTAAAACGTACCGGTTTACAGGGCCTCGATCTATTGAGCCCTGATAACCTGAAGACCTGGTACCCAGTGACCGCCCGGACGTTTGCCTCGCTGACGGTTGTAGACCACCCGCTGCTCCAGCGCGACCTGACCGTCTTGCGTGACCGCCTCACGCCGCCAGGCCTGTTTCGAGAGCGCCTCTCCGACGCCGCCTCGATTCTCGCGTACGAGGCCATGCGGAGCCTCCGTGTGACCAGCGTGTCCGTCGAGACTCCCCTCGAAACAACCACGGGCAGCCGGCTGGCCGACGATGTCGTCGTGGTCTCGATCCTTCGGGCCGGCCTGGGCATGGTCGACGGATTCGTGCGCTTCGTGCCCGAAGCCCGGATCGGCCACCTGGGGATGTATCGCGA
Encoded here:
- a CDS encoding sodium:alanine symporter family protein; this encodes MEYLEHFIGFMNNLLAPVLVFSLLGVGLVLTIRLGFIQFRRLGHGFAVTTGKYDDPDTPGDVSHFQALTTALSATVGIGNIAGVAIAIHWGGPGALFWMWMTALLGMATKYSEVTLAQHFREQLPADGKNWAGSVAGGPMYYIEKGLGKAWKPVAIFFAFALMLTSFLTGNAIQANTLATQIYHNFGIATWITGFITAGLVGVVIIGGIRRIGAVTGVLAPAMALIYVLGAVLIIFASPSMILTAFGTIFAEAFNPTAGVAGTGVGVFLLTMQYGVQRGLFSNEAGQGSAPIAHSAAKTDEPVSEGVVALLEPFIDTIIICTITGIVVVGTGVYDERVETTLELNDGNISFVVPAGNGGFTSTPSPGSWSVANGEPLDANGALMAYFDVPVDGLYIDPAMTQPFTGTLLPAEARAQDAAGTSYSTLYGRAVRSSSPLTTLAFERGLEPLGLSWLGRYIVLISVILFALSTAISWSYYGDRCAHYLWGQNAILPYKAVYVLMHFIGATLAVTTIWDLGDVALALVTIPNVIALLLLSGLVKKLTDSYFERRAWEKVTVKKKTKTTM